The Caenorhabditis elegans chromosome I genome includes the window GTACTGAGGCAAGGTTTCCACAGGTTTGTGCGCACGTACTTTGTGCACCAATAAATGTTTGTGGTGACGAGCTGAATGTGTAACAGTAACCGTTGTAGTTGTGAAGGCaattatctggaaaatttgaaaattcaaacgaTATTCAAACCTCATATTACCTGCAAATGTTGTCGGGAGCTCACAAACAAAAGCCATGCGCTGGCTCTCACACTCCGCGCTGAGCCATTTGCCAGTCAATGCTCCTTGCGTAGAGTAGTAAACACACTGTCCGAGAGCGACCAGAGGAAAACCTGAgccatttcaatatttttttcaaaagactGAAAGCCTCTTACCACTGGAAAAGTTATTGTAACTTCTCGCAGAGCCAGATTCATCATCCCATAAACACTGTGAAGAGTTGCTAGAAAAACAGTATAATCCAAGCCATACGAGTGGTGTAGAACTTCCAACAATAGTGGCAATGGCTTGATTGTCCTGAAACCTTTGGTTCAGAAATCCTGAATAAGGGaggataattttaaaaaaaaccaactcaCATGATCATTTTTGACAGTGACAAGTGTCGCTCCAAAGCTAGAACAAGAAATCTCAGCAGCTTTGTGGTTAACTGGGgtgtttaaaagtttcaaacacTTGTTGTTAATCAATGTGAATCCATTTGTGCAGACGGGAGTAGCGGatgaactttcaaaactttcaagacaagtaaaaagaaaaagcagAGCAGCAACCGTTCGCATGTTGGGAAGACAAGTATGAAtgctatcaaaaattattgaattaatATACTTAGCTCACTATCAGCGGAAGGAGAACAAGGATGTCGCTTGAACTTTAATACATATGATAAGACTCACAAgtacagaaaaacaaaaataaaactaaaatgaGTTGaactaattattttcatttgtcAAGATACCGGTGTACcggaagaaaaaataaataaaatcataACTAGACAAATAAATAATATGACCAATTAGACCAGATATGTATAGTCCGGGaggtcaaaaaaatattgtttaacTTCAATTGATCCATAAAActtcgtttttaattttttgacaattcttgttttggaattttcaggttAACTGTAAATCAGACTGTTTCCAGACAATGGAATTAAAAGTATGgagtttttcaggttttttcgttgaaatgtTAAGATTGTTCACCAACTGTTTGATTGTATTCCttcgaaagttttttactGTTAGCCGATCAAGATATAATGTTAAATCTTATGAATCTTGTAAGATTATTCAGCAGAACTTAGAGTCTagtaaaacggaaaaaaaaccatatgaTTGTTTCAATGTGCTTTCTTTTACAGCTTTGTGCATATGTTTTCCATATGATTCTGATATTTTGATCAACacgattttgttttgaaactgaaactttgtttttcattttaaagaactatacaaaacaaaaaaattatataaaaaccCAACCCTAGAGTCTCCAAAATCCCCAACAAAGCATGAAGCTTCTCATTCTTTTCTCCCTCTTCGCCATCTTCTTCGGAGTCATTGCACTGGATTCCCCAATTCCGGAGTTCTACTCCACTGGAAGATCAACCAGGGTCCCATCCCACCGACACCGGATCCCAAGACTCGGAAAACGTGAAGTTCCAAACTTTCAAGCTGACAACGTTCCTGAGGCTGGAGGACGAGTTCGCAGATATGTAGGACCACCGCTCAAATTGGTTATATTAATTTAATGTCTAAATATTGAATAAAGACGTACATGCAGAAAAGTGCAATAATTCATTTCAGACCTAATTTCGGGTCCTGCCACTCAGACTACAGTACTGCTCGGATATTTGTTCATTGTTCCCTAACTGTTTGATTTGTACTCCCTAGCCTCTAGTTTTTGACCATTAAATCACCTGAATTATGCAAAATAAACAGTCAAAAACACGAAGCATGTCTTATGAATTTTGATGAGCTCACCTGCTGCAGAGCTCCATTGAGCTCATCGAGCCTTAAATCACAGAGATCAtgaaattctcgatttttctcgggtttctattgatttttgtcaCGTTTTTGCCATTGGTTTTGGTAATacttgagatttttgaaaggtgagagataaataatttttgttggcagaaaaaatatgtttcttggaatttttgttggcaaaattttttacttaattttttttccaaaatggcTATAACTTGATATTAATagttttctctcaatttttcaattattttcagtcaaaatccCGCTTctataattgatttttcacacttggaatgtcaaaaaatgttcgacGGCGACCCAGTTTCTCTAGCTCGCGGAGCCCTGTTCAAATTCGACGACCGAGAAATTTTAGCTcagattctgaaattatcaggCCAAGAAAACGCCCAATGTGCggaatttcagaagattttcgggttttttcaAGAACCGACGTCTCAAGAGGAGCTGGAATTTCCGCTGGCTTATGGGATGCTGGTTCATGGCGATTTTGTGCaggtttttgggtttttacCTTGAAATTTGAGGTGATacaaaaaaactgtcaactagttaaatattttttataaactttgcAAAACATCGTTAGTTGGGAGTTTTCTAATAGGATGAGTggttgaaaagttaaaaaggtttcaaaacattttttgaaattttccaaattttccaaaaaaaaaagtgtagaatCCCTCTCTCTGTCTGCGCTCTCCCCTCACCCCACactatttttcagctttcccTCCTACTGTCTGCAATTTACCAGCCACAGAACCAATTTTGTCTAGCTGTGGATGGGAATTCTTCTGTGGAATTTATTGGTCTAGTGAGGATGCTCAGCCGATGTTACGGgaatattcaatattttgtaagtttttattacattttaagcacctaaatcttttttaatggggttattcaagtagtgtcggaaaattaaaaagtgtagaaaaattacgtcacagcTGTATTCAAGTAaacaaaaacatgtatttaaatacatttgtgacgtcacaaatgtattttaatacattttgctacattactgGGATACATTTCAATACAGTCTACGCAAGGACAACGCAAGGACAAGGACAACATTCTAATGGAATGGAAACAATTGCCCGACTGCACCAATTCTAGTTCAAGCGAAcaatgataatttttgtattctgtattccttcacgtctcccagcgagcgtaataaattattattattattattacttgaataaccccatagctgctccaaaattttcaaatctctaGCAAATCTTTCAGCCAAGTTTTGATTATtcaaagttggtggcctagatttatttttctaggccacgaacTGTGAGCTGTTATATCTAAGCTTCCAGGTGCtttgagaatctgaaaatgtgatgGATAGTAgcaaacataattttttttgaaatttagaaattctaggccacgaaGAGAAAAACTAGGCCAGCAAATACAAATTTAGTCTGGTGGCCtagcttttttcgaaaacttcttTTCTTCCAGATAACCGATGAAATTCGCTGGTGTGGATATGAAATTCTCACTTCTGTATTTCAATGTGTAGATTATTTGGCAAAATTGCCGAGTgactggaaatattttcaggtgtgttttttttacagatatATTTTAGCCCCCTTAATTTTTGCCACTTACAGTACCTGTCCGGAGTggatgcgcctttaaagtcgaaTTTGGAAATGATACGAATTTTGAAAGCTCTGAATGGAAGTTTTAATGCCGAAATATTGCCGTTCGAGTTTTATCGCTTGAATCGGAAAAGGGTGAGTTCCAATATTGTTTCTCGTGGCCTAACATTTCACCTGGTGgtctagaaatattttttgggtgccattgagtgaaaattgaatttgaagattacaggattttttggggaacttttttcaaaaatgttttccaatttttatcttttatttttgaaaacgccAAAAATCTCAACTACAACTAAAAATTACTgcaaaattatgataaaatcatttaaaattccataaaaatcaataatctcATGATCTACGGGATTTCTGGCTCAATGAGCTCACTGAGCAAACGGAACGCAGAGATCATTAAAATTCACAcaattttggtgtttttattgtttattttGCATAATTCGGTTGATTTTATGGTCGAACACTAGATTTTAGCatgtaaaatttcgaaattggcaagaaatttgaaatatgccggggaaaaaatttggcgggaagttttgaaatttctaaagaaaaaataaaagcatggcctaactttttatCTGATGGCCTAGttattttattgttatatttttcaacaaatcagtagttttcgtggcgggacccaaaactAAGCCTAGGCATGATGGTGGTATGTGAAAGGTCTGGGTGAGCTGAATAAGTAAATGACAATAATTTTTAGCTTggagtgaaaaaaattcaaaatttcggattttttttcataagctCATTTTCAGCCTTGGAGCTCCCCACTTCCACTGTACAAAACGTCACTTTCAGCgactttttccagaaaatctgcaaattttatGGTTAATAGTGAGGttggaaaatttcttttgaaacacaaaatatcgatttttcagaaagttctagaacaaATCGATTTTCTACGTGGCACAACGTGCGCCGACGAGTCGCTATGGGCAACTATTGCTGGGAATCCTAAGGGTACCCCtaatatttatcaaaactttttttttcagttattaaattttcagagctcccAATGCCTGGAGGTTTTGATGCTAAAGCTTGGATCCACAAAAATTACCGCCGGACACGTGGGAAACTGGGAAAATAcggagaaaatcaaaaaatcgataatgggTACTATGTGTCGAGGTACCAACAGTATGTGAATAGGGCGCCGGTCAAGTGTAAAGGTACGGTAAATGGTTGCTGACGCGTTTTTGGAGACAAGtgatttttgtgcattttgggAAGTTTGGGGGagttttacgattttttgaaaactttacaaaactttactaaactttttttaaaaattttttttataatttccccGTTTTTCTCAGGTTACTATTATCGACTATCGTGTGTTTTTGGAGTGTatgatttgccgaatttgataaagtgagttttaaaactaaaaatttgaaaattcagaaaaaaaaatttgattttgaaatttattttatatcgtatattttcgaaaaaattttaacttaaaaacttgtttacaatatttcaaattttctccaaaattcaaatttattctcaaaaaaaaattgaaattttcaaattcagcgcAGGCTGCGCCCActtttgggtcccgccgcgaaaacAACATTACCTCTTGGGTTTTCGTGGAGGGACCCAAAATTGATAGAGcatagtcatgattatacttaaattaaaGGTCTCAGTGAGCTAAACTCGAATATTTTATTACTatcaattaataattttcaattaaaaacccccctttgaaaatcaattttcagccgccACGAACTTGTTGCTCACAAACTCTACTTTTCCTACCAGCCAGCTGCATTTATGTGTCTTgtagaaaattctagacaaaaatcgatgagaactccgcaatttgatttttcagcggaaaaatatagatatgaaaatttggaaaatgtaccataaattattcatttttcctttaaatgttttttttttcaaaaaacccgtTGGTATAGCAAGTTGGCAAATACTGTTTTACTActtgatcttttactacgcatctcttttactacaggatctcttttactacggaatctcttttactacgaattccacatctagatcttttactacaattggatcttttactacggaatctcttttactacgaattccacatctagatcttttactacaatcggcttttttactacggaatctcttttactacgaaaattttttatgacaaagtgatcaactacaaagttgtttatcttaatctaaagtacaactttgtagttgattgttttttatcaaaaaatttgttggtcgagataaagttgtgtaaagttcggcaccttcatgcttgtattttcctcttctttttctgttcatatctcaaccaacaaattttttgataaaaaacgattaactacaaaattgtactttatattaagataaacaactttgtagttgatcactttgtcataaaaaattattacacggagatatcagcatccgaagtgagtgcgttttttgagcttaggTGTTCTACTAAACCTCAAGTTTTCGTCTGAATTCGTGTTCAGAACATCTAAACTAGATAAACaacaaacattgcatttttctataacatctgatctaattttgaaaagttttcaaaaaaatttttcaaaaaaaatttgaaaatttttgtaaaaaaaattttcataatcgaaaaaaaacattgaaacctaaaaaaaccaaatgtttttgacaCTATCGCCAACAACATTTCAGTTGGAcacattttattgcaaaatctcATTGCCAACTATCCTATGCTGAAACCTTTGAAATATGCTTATGCTGACGTGCTCTTATGCTGACAAGAGCTCTCACGAGAATTTCGTGatccaaaaaacacattgaaagcTTATATCAGGACACTTGACGAtgtaaaagaaaactgaaccTATCCAGATTCGAACCAGCAATGACTGTATCTGAAGACCGTGCCCTTAACCACTACACCAAAAGGGCGAGAGGTGCGCGAGTTCTCAAGGAATATATGAAATCAGTCGAGCTGTATGACAACTAGAGCTTCTCTCGATTGGAAGATATCTAgtacttgaaaatgtgttcataAAGATTGGAACTACTACAGAATAAGTCATTAAGTTTTTTCTGTTCCTATTGTTCAGTTTCTATAAGAAATCTATTCCACATTGACTTTTGTTGTGAATTTGAACCTTCCGTTGGCCTAAAATACTTCTGGAGAGCTACTTTTTTCGAGAGTATTCTTAAGTCTTCTACAAATTCAACTTGTTGGAAAATCGGGAACATCTCTGATTCCTCGAAAATactgttgtttaaaaaaaaattttggcctaaatttttttttcctcaaaaacacctccattctggtattttctagGAGCATATGTCATCTGtattgtttaataattttttttgcttcaaaagctctgtttttgtgtttaaaactctcatttttgtcgatttcctaatttaaaacatggaaattaaaaacatttcggaGTACGGTACacatcggtgtttgcgtaccttTGCGTATCGTGCATTTAATTCGACGAcatttgtatattttaaatgcaaaaatcaacgaaaaagttcttttttttagcACAAAAACAGAGCTtttgaagcagaaaaaaattattaaacaataCAGATGACATATGCTTctagaaaataccagaatgtTTTGGAggtgtttttgaggaaaaaaaatttaggccaaaatttttttttaaacaacagtATTTTCGAGGAATCAGAGAAGTTCCCGATTTTCCAACAAGTTGAATTTGTAGAAGACTTAAGAATACTCTCGAAAAAAGTAGCTCTCCAGAAGTATTTTAGGCCAACGGAAGGTTCAAATTCACAACAAAAGTCAATGTGGAATAGATTTCTTATAGAAACTGAACAATAGGAACAGAAAAAACTTAATGACTTATTCTGTAGTAGTTCCAATCTTtatgaacacattttcaagtacTAGATATCTTCCAATCGAGAGAAGCTCTAGTTGTCATACAGCTCGACTGATTTCATATATTCCTTGAGAACTCGCGCACCTCTCGCCCTTTTGGTGTAGTGGTTAAGGGCACGGTCTTCAGATACAGTCATTGCTGGTTCGAATCTGGATAggttcagttttcttttacaTCGTCAAGTGTCCTGATATAAgctttcaatgtgttttttggatCACGAAATTCTCGTGAGAGCTCTTGTCAGCATAAGAGCACGTCAGCATAAGCATATTTCAAAGGTTTCAGCATAGGATAGTTGGCAATgagattttgcaataaaatgtgTCCAACTGAAATGTTGTTGGCGATAGtgtcaaaaacatttggtttttttaggtttcaatgttttttttcgattatgaaaattttttttacaaaaattttcaaattttttttgaaaaatttttttgaaaacttttcaaaattagatcagatgttatagaaaaatgcaatgtttgttGTTTATCTAGTTTAGATGTTCTGAACACGAATTCAGACGAAAACTTGAGGTTTAGTAGAACAcctaagctcaaaaaacgcactcacttcggatgctgatatctccgtgtaataattttttatgacaaagtgatcaactacaaagttgtttatcttaatataaagtacaattttgtagttaatcgttttttatcaaaaaatttgttggttgagatatgaacagaaaaagaagaggaaaatacaagcatgaaggtgccgaactttacacaactttatctcgaccaacaaattttttgataaaaaacaatcaactacaaagttgtactttagattaagataaacaactttgtagttgatcactttgtcataaaaaatttttccacggagatatcagcatccgaagtgagtgcgttttttgagcttaggTGTTCTACTAAACCTCAAGTTTTCGTCTGCAATCGTGTGCAGAACAtccaaactagaaaaactacaaacattgcatttttctgatcaaattttgaaaagttttcaaaaaaaattttggaaaattttattagatagaggtagtcaaagagcatttgaaggtagtcaatgagcaaaggtagtcaatgagcaaaaggtagtcaatgagcaaaggtagccaatgagaaggtagtcaatgagtgtTTGCCGGCATaatgttgttgaaaatttaattcttaaatttaaaattttcgtacTGGAGTAAAAGAGCTATGTTGGtaaaccgtagtaaaagagattccgtagtaaaagagccgattgtagtaaaagatctagatgtggaattcgtagtaaaagagattccgtagtaaaagatccaattgtagtaaaagatctagatgtggaattcgtagtaaaagagattccgtagtaaaagatccaattgtagtaaaagatctagatgtggaattcgtagtaaaagagattccgtagtaaaagagccgattgtagtaaaagatctagatgtggaattcgtagtaaaagagattccgtagtaaaagatccaattgtagtaaaagatctagatgtggaattcgtagtaaaagagattccgtagtaaaagatccaattgtagtaaaagatctagatgtggaattcgtagtaaaagagattccgtagtaaaagatccaattgtagtaaaagatctagatgtggaattcgtagtaaaagagattccgtagtaaaaaagccgattgtagtaaaagatctagatgtggaattcgtagtaaaagagattccgtagtaaaagatccaattgtagtaaaagatctagatgtggaattcgtagtaaaagagattccgtagtaaaagatccaattgtagtaaaagatctagatgtggaattcgtagtaaaagagattccgtagtaaaagatccaattgtagtaaaagatctagatgtggaattcgtagtaaaagagattccgtagtaaaagatccaattgtagtaaaagatctagatgtggaattcgtagtaaaagagattccgtagtaaaagatccaattgtagtaaaagatctagatgtggaattcgtagtaaaagagattccgtagtaaaaaagccgattgtagtaaaagatctagatgtggaattcgtagtaaaagagattccgtagtaaaaaagccgattgtagtaaaagatctagatgtggaattcgtagtaaaagagattccgtagtaaaagatccaattgtagtaaaagatctagatgtggaattcgtagtaaaagagattccgtagtaaaaaagccgattgtagtaaaagatctagatgtggaattcgtagtaaaagagattccgtagtaaaagatccaattgtagtaaaagatctagatgtggaattcgtagtaaaagagattccgtagtaaaagatccaattgtagtaaaagatctagatgtggaattcgtagtaaaagagattccgtagtaaaagatccaattgtagtaaaagatctagatgtggaattcgtagtaaaagagattccgtagtaaaagagatcctgtagtaaaagagatgcgtagtaaaagatcaagTAGTAAAACAGTATTTGCCTAGCAAGTTCGGTttattttcttggaaaaaaaaacctattgaAAAGcgtcagaatttttttaataagctCATTTTCATCACTTTCGAGAAAATTATCCAactggcgcagtgggattttccatAGCTTCCaatcacaagaccggggttcatGTCACCGTATAAAGCGTAGCTGCTTCTTTCAATGTATATTTATGCAattaaaatactcaaaaaaatgcGTTAAAAGTTTGAGAGGCAATgcggattttcagaaattgaagaaatttccgagtctcaaaaaattatcaacagaaccttataaaatatcaaacgaatgaaaatttttaatttttgccttCTATTTGATGAAACGATTCAAGTTATCAATGATCATTGTCACAGTTAAACGTGTAATTTGGCTCGTGGTGGTGCTTGTGGTACAAAACCTgaacaaaatcaatttcaaattaaggAGAAACATTTGTACTGACATTGATCATATTTGAATAGTACTCTTCATTCAGTGGATGATGGATTTGCCCCAAAAAGGTTCGATTGAACAGGAGCTCAGCGGTGCATTCAATAATAGAGTAGTCGAATAATGGTAACAcctgaaattggattttcattATATTTGATTCAGCTTTAAAATCATACCTTATTAAACATCAAATGTTCGGATTTTGCCATCATGCTCAGATGCTCTATTCCCATGATACAAATTCCGTGACGACTCTTCTTTGAGGCACACTTACTCTGATCGCCATGTGTCCATTGGGCAAATCTCAAGATAGTTGTTACATGAGGCGGCTACACCTTCAAAAGGAGTGAGCGAACtagggctcccatgaggtcgcTGCAATGGAGCCTCCACCGGCCTCACGGCTTCACCTCCGCCgcatgtatagtgcggcgcggaaccccgaacttGTCGcccgcttccaaataactatCATTtcgcactacgttgcgcacacaccaagctactcatttcacgccaagctgcggaaccccgaatatgccggccgcttccaaataaccacCACACATAACGGCGCGCGGCGTCGGCGTGAGGCCCGCATTTCGCGACTCACTTACTAGTCAGCTGGGAGCCCTATAGCGAACATTGGTCAGGCTTCAGCACAGATTTTGGATCTTCCACTTGTTCAAGATCCGGCCTAAGCTCTGAGCTCAACGATCAAGGCCGATTTCTTCTTCAAAGGTTAGCATACCTGGTGATACCTTCTGTAATAATCCCTTTCTTTATGCATTTGTCGGTAAAGTGTCCTGGCATCCCGAGAAAGTCACTTATTTGAAAAGCTTGTGTGAATTGCTCGTCCACGCCGTATGTCTGAATCCGTAACTTATGAATGAGCTGAACAAATCACTCACCCCATGATTCCATTGATCTATGAAAGTTGTCAAGTCAACTGTCCGAGTCATCCAATCAACTGCGGCTCTCGACAATGAACTTTGAACAGCTCctttggcaaatttcaaagttgtaTTTAGAATCACAGGGTCGATTTCGGATTCTGAAACTGTTCTcaattaaacaaaaagaagaagaacggGCAATTACTACCATTCCGAAATAATTTCAGCGACATGGGATCccatttgaaatgtttcttaTCGAGCCGTCCCAGCTCTGGCCTAATGGCAACGTCATTGGCACCACCGAGCCAATTAAAGATTTTCTCGAGCTCATACACCGACTTGGTGATAAGATCATGGTTTTGGAGTAGAATAGCATAGTTCCAGCCGGGCTTGTTGATCAAAGCACGAAGACAGTTGTAATGTGCCAGATTGGTGTTATGGCCATGTGAGTCAACGGATAGATCGTCTGAAGAAAAGCCTTGGGGTACAGATTTATTGTCCGGTTTAGTTGTCTGATAGCAAACATTTGGTTCTACCAGATTAATGTTAGTTTGTCGTGAAAACTTAACGATTAGCCAAAGCAAATCGTGAAGCTCAGAAAGTGTTGGTTGaaataacaataaatttgGTACAGAGAACCACAGAACTCTAAAAAACCGTGCTATGGATCTTCAAAAACCCGGGCCCGGACCTTTTAGTTACTCGACTCTGTGTCTCCGAAAGACAAGACCCGATTCCCCGGTACTCCGATCCGCGAGTCATCTAAATAACCGAACTCCAGCCCTCCAAGAAATAGTCTTAGAGCGTTAAAATCCGGACTTAAGGCCCCCTCTAATCGAATCCAATTGAAACCATTCTTTGGACTCCCAAAAGACACGGCACGAACCGCAAATAAAAAACGAATagggtttttaaaaaacctgcCTGGAAGAAGCAGAACATTTGGAAGACACGATGCCATCGCTTGCATCCTCTCTTTAAACTCCTTCGCTGCCTTTTTGTCAATCGCGAAGCAAAATGAGTTTTGTGGATGGTAGGACATCTCGACATGCTTCTCAATCAGTTCGTAATCCATGTAGACAACTCTCGCAAATGCCACTCCATTTTCCAACGGTCTCAAAACATGGTCTCTTGATAGAATTCGATCCATAACTGCCTCACAGGACATGTTCAGACTTTCATTCTCAGCAATCTTGATCCGATATTCTCCAGTAACCGTTTTCAGGTAGGCCTAAATTGAGAAATAggttaatttaaattttaagatcaCACAACATTACCGTATCCCCTGCTAAAACTTGGCCGCAATTCACATTTTCGGTTTCTGGACGACGTCGATAGACAAAAACATCTTTGTTGCTTGTCGGATAAAATTTAGCAATGTCTTCTTGAAAGCTACTATTCTGGGTATAAGACCAATAATGGTTTCTATATACTTGATAGTTGTATAAAAACCAATTCAGTGTGCACAGTAGAGCAACAAGGAGTATGAAGGACCAAAAATAATGTGACCTGTTCATAATTGTTATATATCCAATTTGTAATAATAATAGAAGAGCTTTATTAGAAAGCAGAAGAGTGCAGTATGATAGAATAGTGAGGAATGATCGAATATGATAGATTCGATCAAGGAATGTACATGTGGATAATACgtgaaataataataagagAGTTCGGGAGTTCACGTGCTTCTTAT containing:
- the nlp-39 gene encoding Neuropeptide-Like Protein (Product from WormBase gene class nlp;~Confirmed by transcript evidence) produces the protein MKLLILFSLFAIFFGVIALDSPIPEFYSTGRSTRVPSHRHRIPRLGKREVPNFQADNVPEAGGRVRRYVGPPLKLVILI
- the gly-15 gene encoding Beta-1,3-galactosyl-O-glycosyl-glycoprotein beta-1,6-N-acetylglucosaminyltransferase 3 (Confirmed by transcript evidence), which gives rise to MKFSIFLGFLLIFVTFLPLVLVILEIFESQNPASIIDFSHLECQKMFDGDPVSLARGALFKFDDREILAQILKLSGQENAQCAEFQKIFGFFQEPTSQEELEFPLAYGMLVHGDFVQLSLLLSAIYQPQNQFCLAVDGNSSVEFIGLVRMLSRCYGNIQYFITDEIRWCGYEILTSVFQCVDYLAKLPSDWKYFQYLSGVDAPLKSNLEMIRILKALNGSFNAEILPFEFYRLNRKRPWSSPLPLYKTSLSATFSRKSANFMVNSEKVLEQIDFLRGTTCADESLWATIAGNPKELPMPGGFDAKAWIHKNYRRTRGKLGKYGENQKIDNGYYVSRYQQYVNRAPVKCKGYYYRLSCVFGVYDLPNLINRHELVAHKLYFSYQPAAFMCLVENSRQKSMRTPQFDFSAEKYRYENLENVP
- the gly-15 gene encoding Beta-1,3-galactosyl-O-glycosyl-glycoprotein beta-1,6-N-acetylglucosaminyltransferase 3 (Confirmed by transcript evidence) — its product is MKFSIFLGFLLIFVTFLPLVLVILEIFESQNPASIIDFSHLECQKMFDGDPVSLARGALFKFDDREILAQILKLSGQENAQCAEFQKIFGFFQEPTSQEELEFPLAYGMLVHGDFVQLSLLLSAIYQPQNQFCLAVDGNSSVEFIGLVRMLSRCYGNIQYFSTQGQRKDKDNILMEWKQLPDCTNSSSSEQ
- the T27F6.1 gene encoding beta-1,6-N-acetylglucosaminyltransferase (Confirmed by transcript evidence), with protein sequence MNRSHYFWSFILLVALLCTLNWFLYNYQVYRNHYWSYTQNSSFQEDIAKFYPTSNKDVFVYRRRPETENVNCGQVLAGDTAYLKTVTGEYRIKIAENESLNMSCEAVMDRILSRDHVLRPLENGVAFARVVYMDYELIEKHVEMSYHPQNSFCFAIDKKAAKEFKERMQAMASCLPNVLLLPDDLSVDSHGHNTNLAHYNCLRALINKPGWNYAILLQNHDLITKSVYELEKIFNWLGGANDVAIRPELGRLDKKHFKWDPMSLKLFRNESEIDPVILNTTLKFAKGAVQSSLSRAAVDWMTRTVDLTTFIDQWNHGTYGVDEQFTQAFQISDFLGMPGHFTDKCIKKGIITEGITRFAQWTHGDQSKCASKKSRHGICIMGIEHLSMMAKSEHLMFNKVLPLFDYSIIECTAELLFNRTFLGQIHHPLNEEYYSNMINVLYHKHHHEPNYTFNCDNDH